The following coding sequences are from one Carnobacterium inhibens subsp. inhibens DSM 13024 window:
- a CDS encoding MobC family plasmid mobilization relaxosome protein — MSEREIFEDTSAERNPKRKEPKQISFRVSEPEFEKLKRSAESLQMSVPAFVKSKAQGAKLVTPKVDRAGAIEIAKQLRAIGNNINQMARAANTTELDPNLAANLTAELQKTQKELNQLWKNLN, encoded by the coding sequence TTGAGCGAACGAGAGATTTTTGAGGACACTTCAGCTGAGAGAAACCCGAAGCGCAAAGAGCCGAAACAAATCAGCTTTCGAGTGAGCGAACCCGAATTTGAAAAGTTGAAGCGCTCCGCTGAAAGTTTGCAAATGAGTGTGCCGGCTTTTGTCAAAAGCAAGGCACAAGGGGCTAAGCTCGTGACACCAAAAGTGGACCGAGCAGGCGCGATTGAAATTGCCAAACAATTACGCGCAATCGGCAACAATATCAACCAAATGGCACGAGCCGCGAATACGACAGAACTCGATCCGAATTTAGCTGCCAACCTAACGGCTGAATTACAAAAGACACAAAAGGAGTTGAATCAACTATGGAAAAATCTAAATTAA
- a CDS encoding relaxase/mobilization nuclease domain-containing protein, with product MATIKLARSTSCSRCINYAEPRATVKSGLNCDVTYAKTQMKATRMIYGKDDKVQAHTLIQSFKPGEVTPEQANELGYELAQKVASSHQVAIYTHTDKDHIHNHLVINSVNLDTGLKFQAHGVEAIEKVKEINDEICLAHGLTVPEEPAQIRYTAAEKGILERPGQTSWKDEIREKIEQAKQTTPNFDAFKEKLAENGVNVIERGKTVTYQHVAENKKVRAKKLGEYYEKETIINGFERQFEPTNTRNDKPTTEPRKFEPGSAAIDPSLDRDPELQRSDAATEKFGESQSGEQLTRDTTSDKYSPEQLQQQLERLRNHTNQLQRDSSKAVNRILETPENDPERPVRQKQDGDREDPARNEPEQPPIKRDQPNHHKNHGPSL from the coding sequence ATGGCCACCATTAAATTAGCTCGCAGCACCAGTTGTTCACGCTGCATTAACTACGCTGAACCGCGTGCGACCGTCAAAAGCGGCTTAAATTGTGATGTCACTTATGCCAAAACCCAAATGAAAGCTACCCGCATGATCTATGGAAAAGACGATAAGGTCCAAGCGCATACCCTTATTCAGTCATTTAAGCCCGGTGAGGTCACTCCGGAACAAGCCAATGAACTAGGTTACGAATTAGCGCAAAAAGTCGCTAGCAGTCACCAGGTGGCCATTTACACCCACACCGATAAAGATCATATCCATAATCACTTAGTCATTAATAGCGTCAATCTAGATACGGGTTTGAAATTTCAAGCGCATGGCGTGGAGGCGATTGAAAAAGTAAAAGAAATCAACGACGAAATTTGTTTGGCTCATGGCTTAACCGTTCCAGAAGAACCGGCCCAAATTCGCTACACTGCCGCAGAAAAAGGTATCCTAGAACGACCAGGACAGACCAGCTGGAAAGACGAGATCAGAGAAAAAATCGAACAAGCCAAACAAACCACTCCTAATTTTGACGCGTTTAAAGAAAAACTGGCTGAAAATGGCGTAAACGTGATTGAACGAGGAAAAACCGTGACGTATCAACATGTAGCAGAAAATAAAAAAGTCCGCGCTAAAAAATTAGGCGAGTATTACGAAAAGGAGACCATCATAAATGGCTTTGAGAGACAATTTGAACCAACAAACACCCGAAACGACAAACCAACAACCGAACCAAGAAAGTTTGAACCAGGATCTGCAGCAATTGATCCAAGTCTTGACCGAGATCCGGAACTACAGCGGAGCGACGCTGCAACAGAAAAGTTTGGAGAAAGCCAATCTGGAGAACAACTTACAAGAGATACAACAAGTGACAAATACAGTCCTGAACAGCTTCAACAGCAACTTGAAAGACTTAGAAACCACACAAACCAACTACAACGAGACAGCTCAAAAGCAGTCAACCGAATCCTTGAAACACCTGAAAACGATCCTGAACGACCTGTTAGACAAAAACAAGACGGAGATCGCGAAGATCCAGCAAGAAATGAGCCAGAACAACCACCAATTAAGCGAGATCAACCAAACCATCACAAAAACCATGGACCAAGTCTTTAA